Proteins found in one Fusobacterium sp. genomic segment:
- a CDS encoding 2-oxoacid:acceptor oxidoreductase family protein encodes MKEIFEIRWHGRGGQGAKTASLLLADAAFSGGMFVQGFPEYGPERMG; translated from the coding sequence ATGAAAGAAATTTTTGAAATAAGATGGCATGGAAGAGGGGGACAAGGAGCCAAAACAGCTTCTTTACTTTTAGCAGATGCAGCATTCAGTGGTGGAATGTTTGTTCAAGGTTTTCCTGAATATGGACCTGAAAGAATGGGA
- a CDS encoding manganese efflux pump MntP family protein, with protein sequence MGFFQIFLIGVGLSMDAFAVSLCQGLIMGKVKMRKTVRIAFIFGIFQTIMPILGFCIGSIFSGKVSQYSNIIAFIILGYLGFNMIREARKENNCCTENGCSSKALLALGIATSIDALAIGFTFSFLKNFNIFMSSTGIGIITFIISAIGVVLGTKFGTLLESRAQYLGGMILIIIGIKSLTENFI encoded by the coding sequence TTGGGATTTTTTCAGATTTTTTTAATAGGAGTAGGACTTTCAATGGATGCTTTTGCTGTTTCTTTATGTCAAGGACTTATAATGGGAAAAGTCAAAATGAGAAAAACAGTAAGAATAGCTTTTATTTTTGGAATATTTCAGACAATTATGCCAATATTAGGTTTTTGTATAGGAAGTATTTTTAGTGGGAAAGTTTCACAATACAGTAATATTATTGCTTTCATTATTTTAGGATATTTAGGATTTAATATGATAAGAGAAGCTAGAAAAGAGAATAATTGCTGTACAGAAAATGGATGTAGTTCAAAAGCTCTTTTAGCATTGGGAATAGCAACAAGTATAGATGCATTAGCTATAGGATTTACTTTTTCATTTCTGAAAAACTTTAATATTTTTATGTCATCAACTGGAATTGGAATAATTACTTTTATAATTTCTGCTATTGGAGTAGTGTTAGGTACAAAATTTGGAACATTACTAGAAAGTAGGGCTCAATATTTAGGAGGAATGATTCTTATAATTATAGGAATTAAAAGTTTAACAGAAAATTTTATTTGA